From one Bombus huntii isolate Logan2020A chromosome 17, iyBomHunt1.1, whole genome shotgun sequence genomic stretch:
- the LOC126875126 gene encoding multidrug resistance protein homolog 49-like encodes NAYGQAGRVAEEVLGAIRTVIAFNGEEKEVERYAEKLVPAERTGIRRGMWSGVGGGVMWFIIYISYAIAFWYGVQLILEDRPKDVKEYTPAVLVIVFFGVLAGAQNMGLISPHLEAFAVARGSAAAIFQVLDRVPTIDSLSKDGQKLPSVNGEIEFKNVHFQYPARKDVKVLQGLNLKINRGETVALVGGSGCGKSTCLQLIQRLYDPHKGQVLLDGVDVAKLNVQWLRSHIGVVGQEPVLFDTTIRENIRYGNDSITEEQMIKAAKEANAHDFISKLPEAYDSPVGERGSQMSGGQKQRIAIARALVRRPAILLLDEATSALDVHSENTALHRVQRALDAASKGRTTIVVTHRLSTITNADRIVFIKEGQVVEQGTHEVLLALKNHDYGLVSADASATARAKATASAAKTVTAAIPKQKPPLKRQFSTLSMHSHRLSLAGASECSENQLEEHEKPYDAPMMRIFGLNKPEWPYNLIGCLAAGMVGASFPAFAVLFGEVYSVLGLQDDEEVRHESVKFSILFLVVGVVTGLGTFLQMYMFGLAGVRMTARIRKKAFTAMLRQEMGWYDENTNSVGALCARLSTDAGAVQGATGTRVGAILQALSTLVLGIGLSMYYTWKMTLVSVVSIPLVLGAVFFEARVMSGQGLQEKKKMEAATRIAIEAISNIRTVASLGKEEAFLQRYCVELDLVAKATRIRNSPRDWYECFDKYVTRLGFKKNNIELCLYTYGEGENVVYLLIYVDDLLICSKNKGKIQSVKRLLTDKFEMKDLGEVKEYLGINIEYDYLKNEMGLSQKKYIESLANKYKLHNSKLYCTPMETNLKIEKAEINREDIGYKNLIGALLYISANTRPDISYSVNYLSRFQDCCNETHFKYALRILKYLYRTRDLGLHYKRNEKCETIDCYVDADWAGDHIDRKSTSGYVIRLYGNVIGWKSKKQRCVTKASTYAEYVALSEAVSEVMTIRELMKIFDVNVDDNPVKIYEDNSGVMSIAKYGTFTKNSKHIEVHYHYVHEYVKENKINIIKVSTEENTADIFTKALCREKFERFRSWMNVK; translated from the coding sequence aacgCTTATGGGCAAGCCGGTAGAGTGGCCGAGGAAGTACTAGGCGCCATCAGGACCGTGATCGCCTTCAATGGAGAGGAAAAGGAAGTGGAGAGATACGCTGAGAAACTAGTACCAGCCGAGAGAACCGGAATAAGACGTGGAATGTGGTCCGGAGTTGGTGGTGGCGTGATGTGGTTCATCATATACATCAGCTACGCAATAGCGTTTTGGTACGGAGTTCAGCTGATCCTGGAGGACAGGCCAAAGGATGTGAAGGAGTATACACCAGCAGTGTTGGTGATCGTGTTCTTCGGTGTGCTAGCTGGCGCTCAGAACATGGGTCTGATATCGCCGCATCTCGAAGCGTTCGCGGTGGCGCGTGGTTCAGCCGCGGCGATTTTCCAAGTGCTTGATCGCGTGCCAACGATCGATAGCTTGAGCAAGGATGGTCAGAAGCTTCCATCCGTCAATGGTGAGATCGAGTTCAAGAACGTACACTTCCAGTATCCCGCTAGAAAGGACGTGAAGGTGTTGCAAGGTTTGAATCTGAAGATCAATCGGGGCGAGACCGTGGCACTCGTCGGCGGGTCCGGCTGTGGCAAGTCTACTTGTCTCCAGCTCATCCAACGTCTCTACGATCCTCATAAGGGACAGGTTTTACTGGACGGTGTGGACGTGGCGAAGTTGAACGTTCAATGGCTCCGTTCGCACATAGGCGTGGTCGGCCAGGAACCGGTGCTCTTTGACACAACGATACGGGAGAATATCCGATACGGAAATGACAGCATTACCGAGGAGCAGATGATCAAAGCCGCGAAGGAAGCGAACGCTCACGACTTCATCAGCAAACTGCCCGAGGCCTACGATAGTCCCGTGGGAGAGAGAGGATCGCAAATGTCCGGTGGACAGAAACAAAGGATCGCGATTGCTCGAGCTCTGGTTAGACGACCGGCTATACTTTTATTGGATGAAGCTACGTCTGCTCTGGACGTTCATAGCGAAAACACTGCTTTGCACCGCGTGCAAAGAGCTTTGGACGCGGCGTCAAAGGGTAGAACAACGATCGTCGTCACTCACAGGCTGTCGACAATAACAAATGCTGATAGGATAGTGTTTATAAAGGAGGGTCAGGTGGTTGAACAGGGTACGCACGAGGTACTGCTCGCCTTGAAAAATCATGATTACGGATTGGTCTCTGCTGACGCCAGTGCCACTGCTAGAGCGAAAGCGACGGCATCAGCCGCAAAGACGGTCACCGCAGCCATACCGAAGCAGAAACCACCGTTGAAGAGGCAATTCTCCACTCTGTCGATGCACTCTCATCGGTTGTCGTTAGCCGGCGCATCTGAGTGCTCGGAGAATCAACTGGAGGAACACGAGAAGCCGTACGACGCGCCAATGATGAGGATATTCGGGCTCAATAAACCGGAATGGCCTTACAATTTGATCGGGTGTTTAGCAGCAGGCATGGTGGGCGCCTCGTTCCCAGCATTCGCTGTTCTCTTCGGTGAAGTGTACTCTGTATTGGGTCTTCAGGATGACGAAGAAGTACGCCACGAGAGTGTCAAGTTCTCGATTCTCTTCCTAGTGGTCGGAGTTGTTACGGGCCTTGGTACCTTCCTACAAATGTATATGTTCGGATTGGCCGGTGTGCGTATGACCGCGAGGATCAGAAAAAAGGCGTTCACCGCGATGTTGCGACAGGAAATGGGCTGGTACGACGAGAATACGAATAGCGTGGGTGCCCTTTGCGCCAGATTATCCACAGACGCCGGTGCTGTTCAGGGTGCAACGGGGACACGTGTCGGTGCGATTCTTCAGGCTCTGTCGACTTTAGTCCTTGGAATCGGATTATCCATGTATTATACCTGGAAGATGACGTTAGTATCCGTCGTCTCGATACCTTTGGTGCTGGGTGCAGTCTTCTTCGAGGCGAGAGTGATGAGCGGCCAAGGTCtgcaagaaaagaagaagatggaGGCCGCGACGAGAATCGCCATAGAGGCAATCTCGAACATTCGAACTGTAGCCAGTCTTGGGAAAGAGGAAGCCTTCTTGCAGCGTTATTGTGTGGAACTGGATCTCGTGGCTAAAGCGACAAGAATTAGAAATAGTCCGAGggactggtatgagtgttttgataagtatgtgacgagattaggttttaaaaagaacaatatagagctgtgcctatatacttatggagagggagaaaatgttgtttatttgttaatatacgtagacgatttgttgatttgtagtaaaaacaaagggaagatacaaagtgtaaaaagattattaactgataaatttgaaatgaaagatttaggtgaagtaaaagaatatcttggaataaatatagagtatgattatttaaaaaatgaaatgggattaagccaaaagaaatacatagaatcattagcaaacaaatataaattacataatagcaaattgtactgtacacctatggagaccaacttaaaaattgaaaaagctgagataaatagagaggacattggatacaagaatttaattggcgcattgctgtatattagtgcaaataccagacccgatataagttatagtgtgaattatctgagtagatttcaagattgttgtaacgagacacattttaaatatgccttgcgaatattgaaatatttgtaccggactagagatttagggctgcattataaaagaaatgaaaagtgcgaaacgatagattgttatgtggacgctgattgggcaggagatcatatagataggaaatcgacttctgggtatgtaattagattgtatggaaatgtaattggatggaagtctaaaaaacaaaggtgtgtgacaaaagcctcgacgtatgcagagtatgttgctctatcggaagcggtgagcgaagtaatgactatcagagaactaatgaaaatcttcgatgtaaatgtagacgataaccctgtaaaaatctatgaggataactctggagtaatgagtatagcaaaatacggaacttttacaaaaaattctaaacacattgaagttcattaccactacgttcacgagtacgtaaaggaaaataagataaacataataaaagtaagtacagaagaaaacactgcggatatttttacgaaggcactgtgtagagagaaatttgaaaggtttaggtcatggatgaatgtaaaataa